One segment of Hemibagrus wyckioides isolate EC202008001 linkage group LG05, SWU_Hwy_1.0, whole genome shotgun sequence DNA contains the following:
- the LOC131353371 gene encoding DLA class II histocompatibility antigen, DR-1 beta chain-like: MFKLLILFILQTEILNTADGHHMSHQATCSWSKDDLSDMEYILPYIFNKINYLEYNSTLGKFVGYTELGIKNADRFNKDPAELQAQKAAVENFCKNNAKGYYSAVLSKTVEPQVKVMQVKKSVGSHPALLMCSAYSFYPKLIKVTWLRNGQEVEGDVTSTEEMADGDWYYQIHSHLEYKPQSGEEISCVVEHASFKKPMIYKWDPSMSEPDKSKIAIGASGLVLGVVLSAAGFIYYRKKSSGRILVPT; encoded by the exons ATGTTCAAGCTGCTGATTCTCTTCATCCTCCAGACTGAGATCCTGAACACAGCCG ATGGACATCACATGTCACATCAAGCTACGTGCTCCTGGAGTAAAGATGATCTCAGTGACATGGAGTACATATTGCCTTACATCTTCAACAAGATTAACTACCTGGAGTATAACAGCACTCTGGGGAAGTTTGTGGGATACACTGAGTTAGGCATCAAGAACGCAGATAGATTCAACAAAGACCCTGCAGAGCTGCAAGCACAAAAAGCCGCGGTGGAAAATTTCTGTAAGAATAATGCTAAGGGTTACTACAGCGCCGTCCTGAGTAAAACAG TTGAGCCTCAGGTTAAAGTGATGCAGGTGAAAAAGTCAGTCGGCTCTCACCCCGCTCTGTTGATGTGCAGCGCTTACAGCTTTTACCCCAAACTCATTAAAGTGACCTGGCTGAGGAACGGTCAGGAGGTTGAGGGAGACGTGACGTCCACTGAGGAGATGGCTGATGGAGACTGGTACTATCAGATCCACTCACATCTGGAGTACAAGCCTCAATCTGGAGAGGAGATCTCCTGTGTGGTGGAACACGCCAGCTTCAAAAAACCCATGATCTATAAATGGG ATCCCTCCATGTCTGAACCTGATAAGAGTAAGATTGCTATCGGAGCATCAGGGCTGGTGCTGGGGGTCGTGCTTTCAGCTGCTGGATTCATCTACTACAGGAAGAAATCCTCAG GACGGATCCTGGTCCCCACATAA